The Leptolyngbya sp. CCY15150 DNA window TCAGCCCAGATGCGATCGCAAGAGCGGTGCTGTACGCCGTATCCCAACCCGATGACGTTGACGTGAATGAAATCATAGTCCGACCGACGGCCAGTGCGTTCTGAAGGGAATCGGTCAAAGCATAGGAGCATTATCACCAACACAAAGGACATTATCGTAATGAAACCATTTCATTTTTTAGCTGTTATGGCGCTTATTCTCACGGTAGGCTGTAGCGCTGTCGGACAAACTTCTGTTCACAATGAAACACCGGCACCAAGTAAAAAGGCCGTTGTCGAGGCGAGTTTTCAGCAATGGCAAGATGGTACCGGCTCTCCTTTCGAGCTTTTATCAGAGGATATGCGCTGGACGATTAGTGGCTTTAATACATATGCCGGCACTTACACACGCGAGCCTTTTGAAGAAGAGTTGATTGCGCCTTTTAATGAGCGCGTAGAGGAGCCTTTAAGGCCAACACAGTGGCAAGTTTATGAAGATGGTGACGTTGTTATTATTCATTTTGATGCTGAAACAACCTTGATTAATGGAGAACAGTATAGGAATAGCTATGCCTGGTTTTTCACTTTCGAGGATGAAGAAGTGACTGAAGTTACCGCATTCTTGGACATGCCAGCTTTTGAAAAAGCTTTGGAAATAGAAGTTAGGTAACCAATGAATTAAATTGCGGAATTACACCTGATGAGTTAATGGAAACTGTGTATCTCACGAACAGTCACGTCCAGCTTTCCTCGCGCTTTAATTACAGCAGGAATTCTCAAAGAGCTGTTCCAGGAAAACGACGTTAGTTTTCCAGTAGCATCGCCGAATTAAATACTTTCAAATGTGGGCAATCGCATTTTTATCCAACTAGCACCTTGAAGAGGTACTCATCGTCCCAACGCACTAGACTCGCAGGGGCTTCCTGGGAAGCCAAGCGGGTGCCACAAGTTTTGGCTCATCGCTGTGCCTACCTAACCTGGATTATTCATGAGAAGCGTTAGTGGCGAGCTTGTATATTAATGCGTGAGTGATTTTCTTGAGTTCCCAACTGGTAGACGCTTTTGCTGTGCCAGAGTAAGGCTGAGAGGTGTTGTTTTGCAAATGCAAAAAATATCGGTGGAGAGAAATTCTATGGCTAGCAACCAGCTCAACTCGCTCGAACTCTGCCAACGGTTCAATAAACCACTGATGCTCTCCAGTCGTCAAATGAACTGGAATGGCATTTTGGTTGAGCAGTGTCAAAGTCCTGTTTCGACCTATGAGGTAGAACTCCCAGCCCTCTCAGACCACTGGCTCAGCTTACACCTAGGAAATTCTACTCCTTTAATTCAGAAACGGGGCGATCGCCTCCATGAATCAATCCTTCATGAGGGGGACAATCTCTTTATTCCGGCTGGACAGCCAAGCTACTGGTGTCAAGACAAAAGTGGTATCACCTGCTCTCCACTATTCATTTGCTTAAAACCAGAACTGATTCAACAGGTTGCTGAAGCCTCTGATATGGATTCAAACCGATTCGAGTTTATGCATTGTTTTGGTCAGCAAGATTCGCAACTGCATCAGATTGGCATACTGCTGTTCGCTGAGTTGAGATCGGGTGGCATGATGGGGAAACTCTATGTCGAATCACTCACTCAAGCCCTAGTGATTCATCTACTCCGGCACTATTCGACCCTAATAAAACCGATCGCATCCCAAAACAGCAGCTTCACTCGTACCCAGTTGCAGCAGGCGATCGACTATATCCACACCTACCTAAATCGAGACTTGTCCCTGACCGAACTGGCAAGTGTTGTTAACATCAGCCCAACTTACTTTGCGAGTTTGTTTAAGCAAGAAATGGGGATTTCGCCCCATCAGTACGTGATTCGACAGCGGGTGGAACAGGCGAAATTGATGCTGGCGAAAACGGATTTGGCGATCGCAGACATCGCTCTACAAGTCGGTTTCTCTAGCCAAAGCCATTTGACGCAACAGTTTAAGCGATTCACTGGCATGACACCGAAACAGATTCGCTAACAGGAAGAATCTGACAAATTAGGTTAAGAATCTGAAAGAAGTCAAGCACAAGAACTCAGTACATTTAGAACACTCAGAATAGATAGAACGGCAGGATTAATATCTCCATTAATTCTATCTAAGAGTACATCTGAGCGTCTTTCATTGGAGAAATAAGGTAATGACACAAGATAAACCCAAAATTGCTCTAGTGACAGGAGCGAGTCGAGGATTGGGAAAGAATACTGCTTTGGCCCTGGCCAAGAAAGGAGTGGGCGTAGTTGTGACCTATCTCAACGGTGAAGCGGAAGCAAAATCCGTTGTTTCTGAAATTGAGGCAATGGGCAATAAAGCAGTGGCCTTGCAGCTCGATATCGGCAGCATCGAAACCCTTGATGCATTTGTGATACAAGTCAAGCAAGCTCTGCAAGGCACTTGGGACATTGAGCAATTTGATTTCCTCATCAATAACGCTGGAATTAGTGGCGGTTCACTGTTTGCAGAAACCACAGAGAAGGAATTTGATCGAATATTCAACGTTAACTTTAAGGGTGTCTTCTTTCTCACTCAGAAATTGCTGCCATTGCTCAAAGATGGTGGACGAATCGTGAATGTTTCATCCTTTCTGACCCGCACCATTAGCCCAGGACGAGCGGTCTATGCCAGCACAAAGGGCGCGATCGAGGTTCTGACTCACTCCTTGGCGAAGGAACTAGGACAGCGGCAAATCACAGTGAATGTAATTGCTCCAGGAGCGATCGCCACCGAGGGCAGTGTTGTGCGAGACAATCCAGAGATCAATAAGTACATCGCGTCCCAAACTGCTTTAGGTCGAGTGGGTGAACCTGATGATATTGGAGGAGCGATCGCACTATTGCTGTCGGAAGAGAATCGATGGATGACTGGACAGAGAATCGAAGTCTCCGGGGGGCAGTCTCTTTAGCTCAAATCAACTTCAATCGGTAGAAAAATTATGTTAGCCAATTAACTGATTCAGAACATCAGTTCCAGATTGCGCTGCTTATAGAGCCTCAAATCGCGAAGTTTACACAGGTCTACTTGTGCTCTACTGCGGCA harbors:
- a CDS encoding nuclear transport factor 2 family protein; this encodes MKPFHFLAVMALILTVGCSAVGQTSVHNETPAPSKKAVVEASFQQWQDGTGSPFELLSEDMRWTISGFNTYAGTYTREPFEEELIAPFNERVEEPLRPTQWQVYEDGDVVIIHFDAETTLINGEQYRNSYAWFFTFEDEEVTEVTAFLDMPAFEKALEIEVR
- a CDS encoding AraC family transcriptional regulator — its product is MASNQLNSLELCQRFNKPLMLSSRQMNWNGILVEQCQSPVSTYEVELPALSDHWLSLHLGNSTPLIQKRGDRLHESILHEGDNLFIPAGQPSYWCQDKSGITCSPLFICLKPELIQQVAEASDMDSNRFEFMHCFGQQDSQLHQIGILLFAELRSGGMMGKLYVESLTQALVIHLLRHYSTLIKPIASQNSSFTRTQLQQAIDYIHTYLNRDLSLTELASVVNISPTYFASLFKQEMGISPHQYVIRQRVEQAKLMLAKTDLAIADIALQVGFSSQSHLTQQFKRFTGMTPKQIR
- a CDS encoding SDR family oxidoreductase, which gives rise to MTQDKPKIALVTGASRGLGKNTALALAKKGVGVVVTYLNGEAEAKSVVSEIEAMGNKAVALQLDIGSIETLDAFVIQVKQALQGTWDIEQFDFLINNAGISGGSLFAETTEKEFDRIFNVNFKGVFFLTQKLLPLLKDGGRIVNVSSFLTRTISPGRAVYASTKGAIEVLTHSLAKELGQRQITVNVIAPGAIATEGSVVRDNPEINKYIASQTALGRVGEPDDIGGAIALLLSEENRWMTGQRIEVSGGQSL